The genomic window AGCGAAGCACCGAAGCGAAGCGTAGTGCGGAATGCCCCGACCCTTGCGTCAGCAAGGGGCACGCCCAAAAAATAAAATAAATTCATATTCCCGTATAGTTAAAAGGCGTGATAGCTTTGAGTTCATTTTTAAGCTCCTCACTAATGTCTAAACTATCGATAAACTTATGAATATCTTGCTGTGTAATTTTATGATTGACACGAGTAAGCTCTTTTAACTTTTCATAAGGATTAGGATAATTTTCTCTACGAAGAATAGTTTGAATGGCTTCGGCTACTACTACCCAGTTGTCGTTTAGGTCTTTTTTAATTGCGGGCAGGTTAATTTCTATTTTTTTCAGTCCTGAAAGTAAGGATTTGAAAGCCAAGTATGTATGTGCAATAGGTACGCCCAAGTTGCGCAGCACAGTAGAATCAGTTAGATCTCTTTGCAGGCGAGAAATAGGTAACTTTTGGCTCAAAAATTCAAAAATAGCATTAGCATAACCTAGATTACCCTCTGCATTTTCAAAATCTATGGGATTTACTTTGTGAGGCATGGCAGATGAACCAACCTCTTCCGACTTTATTTTTTGAGAAAAATAACCGTAAGATATATATTGCCACATATCCCGCGCAAAGTCTATGAGAATTACGTTAATTCTGCGCAGGGCATCACAGTAAGCCGCTAAATTGTCATAATGCTCTATTTGAGTGGTAGTTTGACTGCGGTAAAGTCCTAATTTTTGGTTAACAAGCTTGTTGGCAAAGGCTACCCAATCAATGTTAGGGAAGGCTACGTAGTGTGCATTAAAATTACCTGTTGCACCGCCGAATTTGGCAGAAAAGGGTATATCTTGTA from Bacteroidia bacterium includes these protein-coding regions:
- the purB gene encoding adenylosuccinate lyase; amino-acid sequence: MELKPLTAISAIDGRYRDKVKELSTYFSEYALHVYRVKVEIEYFIALTEEDIPALKSFPKTAVAVLRNWANHLTYNEIREIKAIEKVTNHDVKAVEYFIKQKFEELELGQYKEYVHFGLTSQDINNTAIPWMLQDAHEKVYLPELQKLIDKLKEYANLWKKVPMLARTHGQPASPTRLGKEIKVFVERLEKQVELLQDIPFSAKFGGATGNFNAHYVAFPNIDWVAFANKLVNQKLGLYRSQTTTQIEHYDNLAAYCDALRRINVILIDFARDMWQYISYGYFSQKIKSEEVGSSAMPHKVNPIDFENAEGNLGYANAIFEFLSQKLPISRLQRDLTDSTVLRNLGVPIAHTYLAFKSLLSGLKKIEINLPAIKKDLNDNWVVVAEAIQTILRRENYPNPYEKLKELTRVNHKITQQDIHKFIDSLDISEELKNELKAITPFNYTGI